The sequence AGCTGCAGGAGAATGGGCGCAGCTTCCCGCCCAACTATCTGCACGACAGTTGGCGCGACTGGCTTTACTGGGACATCGAGCTGGAGGCCTGATCCTCCGCCCGGCGGAGGACCATGGCGACCGATCCCGATGCGCTGTTCGACGCGTGGCTGGCCGAGGCCCGCGCGAGCGAACCGAACGACTCCAACGCGATGACCGTCGCCACCGTCGGCGCCGATGGCCAGCCCTCGGCGCGGATGGTGCTGTTGAAGGGGCACGACGCGCGCGGCTTCGTCTTCTACACCAATTTCGAGAGCCGCAAGGCGGGCGACCTGCGCGCGCAGCCGCGCGCGGCCTTGCTGTTCCACTGGAAATCCTTGCGGCGGCAGGTGCGGATCGAGGGGGCGGTGGGCCCGGTCGCCGACGACGAGGCCGACGCCTATTTCGCGACGCGCGGGCGCGATTCGCAGCTCGGTGCGTGGGCGTCGCTGCAGTCGCAGCCGCTGGATGCGCGCGCGACGTTCGAGGCGCGCTTCGCCGATATGGAAGCGCGCTTCGCCGGCGGCGACGTGCCGCGCCCGCCGCACTGGAGCGGCTTTCGCGTGGCGGCCGCGCGGATCGAATTCTGGCAGGATCGCGCGCACCGCCTGCACGAGCGCCGCCTGTTCACGCGCCGGCCCGACGGCGGCTGGGATGAGGGGCTGCTCTACCCATGACCAGCCTACCCTTCCTTCAGGTCGACGCCTTCGCCGACGCAGCCTTCACCGGCAATCCGGCGGCGGTGATGCCGCTCGACGCGTGGCTGCCCGACGATGTGCTGCAGGCGATCGCGGCCGAGAACAACCTCGCCGAGACCGCCTTCACCGTGCCGGCCGAGGGCGATGCCGATTACGAGCTGCGCTGGTTCACGCCGACCTGCGAGGTCGAGATGTGCGGCCATGCGACGCTCGCCTCGGGGCATGCACTGTTGGGCGAGGGGCAGGAGATCATCCGCTTCCGCACGCGCAAGGCCGGCTTGCTGTCGGTGGCGCGCGACGGCGCGCGTTACGCTCTGTCGCTGCCGGTGTGGCGGCCCGCGCCCAAGCCGCTCGACGCGATCGTCGCCGCGCTCGTGGTCGATCCGGCGACGGTGGTCGAGACGTTGTGGCACGAGCGGCGTTACGGCGTGGTCGTGCTGGCGGACGAGGCGGCGGTGCGCGCCTGCGTGCCCGACATGCGCGCGCTGGCGGCGCCCGGCGACTGGCTGACGGTCGTCACCGCACCCGGTGAGACGGCCGAGGTGGTGAGCCGCGCCTTCGCCCCCGGCGGCGGGATCGACGAGGATCCGGTGACCGGCTCGGCGCATGCGGTGATCGCGCCTTATTGGGCGGAGCGGCTCGGGCGGACGCGGTTCAAGGCCTATCAGGCGTCGCGGCGCGGCGGATTCCTCGACGTGACGCTCGACGGCGAGCGGGTGACGCTCGGGGGCAGTTGCGTGACGGTGATCGAGGGGCGGTTCCGGCTTTAACTCCCGTTCGTGCTGAGGAGGCATTGAGCTTGTCGAAATGCCGTCTCGAAGCACCCTTCGAGACGAGGCTTCGACTTCGCTCAGCCTCTCCTCAGGGCGAACGGAGGAAGAA is a genomic window of Sphingomonas nostoxanthinifaciens containing:
- the pdxH gene encoding pyridoxamine 5'-phosphate oxidase, giving the protein MATDPDALFDAWLAEARASEPNDSNAMTVATVGADGQPSARMVLLKGHDARGFVFYTNFESRKAGDLRAQPRAALLFHWKSLRRQVRIEGAVGPVADDEADAYFATRGRDSQLGAWASLQSQPLDARATFEARFADMEARFAGGDVPRPPHWSGFRVAAARIEFWQDRAHRLHERRLFTRRPDGGWDEGLLYP
- a CDS encoding PhzF family phenazine biosynthesis protein codes for the protein MTSLPFLQVDAFADAAFTGNPAAVMPLDAWLPDDVLQAIAAENNLAETAFTVPAEGDADYELRWFTPTCEVEMCGHATLASGHALLGEGQEIIRFRTRKAGLLSVARDGARYALSLPVWRPAPKPLDAIVAALVVDPATVVETLWHERRYGVVVLADEAAVRACVPDMRALAAPGDWLTVVTAPGETAEVVSRAFAPGGGIDEDPVTGSAHAVIAPYWAERLGRTRFKAYQASRRGGFLDVTLDGERVTLGGSCVTVIEGRFRL